A region of the Rhizobium sp. 007 genome:
CGTTCGTCGTCAAGGGCCGCAAGGGCGACGTCATCGTCGACCAGGACGAATATATCCGCCATGGCGCAACGCTCGACCAGATGACCAAGCTGCGTCCGGCCTTTGACAAGGAAGGAACTGTGACCGCCGGCAATGCATCGGGTCTCAATGACGGTGCTGCTGCCACCCTGCTGATGACCGAGGCGCAGGCCGCCAAGCGCGGCATTCAGCCGCTCGCGCGCATCGTCTCCTGGGCAACGGCCGGCGTCGAGCCGCAGGTCATGGGCACAGGCCCGATTCCGGCATCGCGTAAGGCGCTAGCGAAAGCCAGCTGGTCTGTCAGCGATCTCGACCTCGTCGAAGCGAACGAGGCCTTTGCCGCCCAGGCCTGCGCCGTTAACAAGGATCTCGGCTGGGATCCATTCATCGTCAACGTCAACGGCGGCGCCATCGCCATCGGTCACCCGATCGGCGCGTCGGGCGCCCGCGTTCTCAACACGCTGCTGTTCGAAATGAAGCGCTGCGGCCGTTCCAAGGGCATTGCGACGTTGTGCATCGGCGGGGGCATGGGCGTCGCCATGTGCGTGGAAGCGATGTGAGGGGGAGGGCAGTGTCATGACTGCCGTCGAGTTCCGCCTCTGCGAGGTTTCGCTTGACCGTTCTTTCGGTGGCCGAGACGAGCGCATTGAGCGTGAACAAGCGCTCGCGGTTGTCGACCTCCTGGAAAGCAACACGTTCATCCCAGTCGGACATGACGGCGGCCCTTATCGTCTTCGGATCGAAATGGTGGACGGACGCTTGGCGCTGCATATCGCCGACGATAAGGGGGCGCATATCGTGTGTCACTATCTCTCGCTCGCACCTTTCCGCCGACTGCTCAAAGACTACACCCGCATTTGCGAAAGCTACTACGACGCTATCGGTCGTTCTGGTCCTGAAAGGCTTCAAGCAATCGACATGGGCCGGCGTGGCATCCATGACGAGGCTGCTGAGCTACTGAGAGAGCGACTCTCAGCGAAAGTGCACGTCGACAAGGACACCGCTCGTCGGCTGTTCACGTTGATTTACGCTCTGCTTGCGCAGAATGCCACCTATCCAATGCTGTTGAGCTGAGACGACATGCAACTTGGCACGCAAGAGGCGGGGAATGTGAGCGGCCGATTGAACGCAGGGCACAGGTGCAGCCATAGAAAACTCTGCGTCAGAGACATTGGCGGCAACCGCTGCACGGGCGACGATGCATCAGCAAAACACCACATCAGCACGAAGGAGGACCCAAAATTGTGTTCAGAAATACCGCGAGCGCTTCATGGTGAAGCGAATGCCCCACTGACAGCCGAGCGCACGTTCGAAAGGCCGGACCGCGCTAATGAATGCATCCATGGAAGCAGCGCTCTCCGAGCAGCAAGAGGTGAGTGATGCAGGCTAGTTCCCTAGGTTTCCTGGAAAGCGTCGACCAGAACTTCCGCCATGCCATGACCTTCCTCGATCTGCCGGAGGGCCTGACCGAGCGGATCATACAGTGCAACTCGACCTACACGGTCCGCTTCGGCGTCAGGCTGCGCGGGCGCATGTACAGCTTTATCGGTTGGCGCTCGGTCCACAGCGAGCATTGCGAGCCGGTGAAAGGCGGGATTCGCTTTGCGCCAAATGCCGATGCTGAAGAGGTGGAAGCGCTCGCTGCCCTGATGACGCTTAAGTGCTCGCTGGTCAACGTGCCGTTCGGTGGCTCGAAAGGCGCGCTGAAGATTGATCCACGCGAATGGACAACGCAGGAGCTCGAGCGCATCACCCGGCGGTTCACGCAGGAACTCTACAAACGTGGCTTGATCGGCCCGGGTGTCAACGTTCCCGCCCCCGATATCGGCACAGGTGAACAGGAAATGGCCTGGATGATGGACGAGTTCCGTCGTGCCAATCCCACCGATTTGGTCAACGCGCGCGCTTGCGTCACCGGTAAGCCCTTGTCGAAGGGCGGCATTGCCGGACGCACGGAAGCAACAGGCCGAGGCGTGCAGTTCGCTGTCCAGAGCTATCTCCGGGATCCCCGCACTGCCGGCCTGGGCGGCCGGCGTGATCTCAAGGATGCCTCCGTCATCCTTCAGGGGTTTGGCAACGTCGGCTATCACGCCGCCAAGTTCCTCTCAGAGCAAGACGGTGCGCGCGTGACTATCGTCGCAGAACGGGACGGTTATGTCGCCCATCCGGAAGGTCTGAACATCGAAGCGCTCAAGCAGCACCAGATCTGCACGGGCAGCATTCTGGGCTTTGCCGGCGCCAAGTCATTCGCCGGCGATATGACCGGCATCGAGCAGCCCTGCGATGTCCTCATCCCTGCGGCGATGGAGAACGCCATCCACGTGAAAAACGCGGGCCGCATCAAAGCGCATCTCATCGTGGAAGCTGCAAATGGGCCGGTCACCTTCGAGGCGGATCAGATATTGCGCTCCCGAGGTGTAATCATCCTTCCCGATCTCTACGTCAATGCCGGCGGGGTGATTGTCAGCTATTTCGAGTGGGTGAAGAACCTGACACACATTCCCTTCGGGCTAATGGAAAGACGGCGGCGTGAACGGCGCAACCAAACCATTGCGACAGCGCTCGAGCGGATGACCGGCAAGCCATTTCCCGAGGATATCCGCGACGAATTCCTTGAAGGTGGAGCCGAGATCGATCTCGTCCGATCCGGCCTTGAGGACGTCATGCGCAGCACCTGGACACGCATTGCCGATCTTCTTGATACGCAGCCGGAACTGGGCGACTACAGGACGGCTGCTTGCGTTGCCTCCATTCGACAAATCGCTGATGCATATGAGGCAATTGGAATCTGATCACACGACAGGGTCGAAGGCTGTGGGAGGAGCCCGCTAGCCTTCGGCTTCTGCAAAATCGAAGATGGTCGAGAATGTCGGCTTGCATACGCCAGTTCACCGGCTGTGAATTTGGGAGGATGCGCCAACGCAAACCACTTCAAATCGGGCCGCGTGTCACCATGTCTCGTTGAACGGCCTCGACGAGCGCTGCCTCTGCTCGGTCAATAGTTGGCATATTAAATCCTGCATGGGCGGCATTGATTCGCAGGAGTGCCTACCACCGTGATCACGTCGGTCATGTTGGCCGCAGCGAACGACGTGTCATGGGCGCGATCGAAGTCTACGCCAAACCGCCTTTCGGCGGGCCGGACCAGGTGCTCGCCTATCTCGGCCGATATACGCGTCGTGTGGCCATCCAACAGTCGTATCGTATCCGTCGATGACGAGCATGTCGACTTCCGATGGAAGGATTATCGACGCCAGGACATGACTGCGAGAAGATCTTGCGCGTTGAACCGCACGAGTTTATCCGGCGCTTTTTTCTCCCACGTACTACCCGACGGCTTTCACCGAATGCGTCACTTCGGCTTTCTCGCCAATACCCATCGCCGGCAGCGCACCGACCTCTGCCGAGACTTGCTTGGCCAGAGGTCGACGCCAATCAAGCAACGGCATTGCTCAACCCAAATCAAGGCCAGCCCTTCACGTCCCCCGACGGATTTTGCCTCCGCGAGAGGCTTTCCCATTTCGGCGATCAAAATCGCTGCAAGATCATCGCTGTGCTCGAGGATAGACCCGTGCCATCTCCATAAGATGTCGGAGCGCTCGCGGGCGGTGAGACCGGCCCAATGCTCTTGTGCGGCATGCGCTTTGTCGATGGCTTTGGAAACGTCCTCAGGCGCCATATCCGGAACCTCCGCGAGGAGGTCACCGGTGGAAGGGTTCACGACTGAAAAACGCTTTGCAGCCGTATTCGCGCGTGACTCAGAGGTGAGATGGAGAAACCGCTCTGGATTTTTGAGATGTCTTGTTAGCGATGGCGTCAGGGTCATCTCGAGTTCCTCAAACGTTTGTATTATGGTTTATAAACTTCGTAACGTGTATGCGGGAAAGCCGGATCGATGCGCTGATCTTTGCTCGTTCCAATGTAGGCAACTTGCCGCTCGTGCCCGTTAGCTGACAGCGGTGACCGCCTCGAGCTCGTCTTTCGCGTGTTTCGGCAAAGCCTTCACTTCATTACAAGCGCGCGCAATATACGCAATGAAGCCGGCATAGATAGCACTGACTTCTCCACAGTTGCTGAGGTCGGTGAGAATTACGGGTGTCGTCTCTGTCTTCGACAGCTTGCTGCCCGGCAGCATTGGCGACCGCGGCTAGATTTTGAGGCACTTTCGGCCTGCTCCACAGCATTCTTCGAACTCACCGGTGGCAGAATAGATCGGCAATTGCGCGGACCGAAAGCAGATCGCCAACCTTAACTGGGAATGGAGGTCAACTGCACCAGGAGCATCAGTGTTGATACTTGTCCGATCAAAGCTTAGTTCTCCATAGATGATTAACTCGTAGGGGTTCAAGTGGAGCGGCTGATTGATGGGCCGGTGTCATTGATCTCCCGCTTGCGGCCGGAAACGAGATCGGCAAGCCCACAGGCCGGGCCGGAACTTATTGTCCAGTCAAGCGTGCCGTGCCCGGTGCTCAGAACAAGCCGGCAATCCTCGTCGAACCAGTCACCGGCGTGCCATCCAGCGTCATCGGCCTGAGGCCAGACCAGAGGGAGGTACCCCGAGGTGCAGGTCTAGAGCACTCTTCACTGGGCAGGACACCATGACGCCGTTGATTTTGGGCACAAAATCAACGGCGCGTGCTCCATGAACAGCCATTTCATCGCTTTTAGAGGGATGCCGGGCGCGGCCCAAGACGAGCAATAGCCGAAGGAAATTTCGCCCGCGTTTGCACGGCCCGCCTTTGCGTTAAGCACGTTCCTATTTCGATGGTCGCGATACGCCAGATTCAATGAATGTTTCATATTTTCTCGAAGGCAATGACGAGGACATCACGATATGCGAACGGCATCTTAGGATTTTCGATCACAACCGACGATACATCGTGAAACCTCGTGCGGTCGTTGCAGATCAAAAAATCATTCGGCAGGTTCATCTCGACGTCGCCGAGGAACTGCTTCGAGGCATCTTTAACCGTACTCACACCGCCGGTGACATTGACCCGCCCGATCATATAAGAAACGATGATATCCACCCCGTCCTGGTGGAGGCCCTCCGGTGCTGGTTCGCCGTTAACCCCGTCCCGCGCTACAATCCGATAGGGATGGAGCTTGATATTCCAACGATCATGTCGAGTGGCATCCGATAGAATTCTGCAAAAGCCTGTCAGAATCTTATTTAGGACCGGATGGTCGATAAAGGATTGTTCAAGGGGTTCGAAGTACCGCTTGAAGCCGCCATTTAAGTAGTTGACTGCTTTCGATTGCTCGTAGGGGGCACGGGGAAGGAGCCTAAAAATTCTGTCGGCTACGTCACATTCAAACGCACTATAGCGCCGGTAGCGATAGGTCCCGCCGTCACGCATATATTCATCAAGAAGAAGTCGGCTCCAGTGATCAGCAAAGTCCTTCCAGTCGGCATCAATTTCGATCCCGAAGCCAGCCTTGGTGCGATTACCTTTCGAAAACCACCATCCATTGGCCACCAGATGATCAGCGCATTCTTGCCTGTAGTAATGGGATGGGTTCTTTTTCAGCATGCGTGTCTCCAGCTTTGTTAAAGTGGCGTGGGTGATGCTTGTTTCTTTGCGCGCGACTTGCTTTTCCCAAATGTCGCGGTCCCTGATGTATTTCGGCGTGCTGGCGATGATGGACCGAGGTAAAAAGCGCCTATCGTCGATGATGTAGGTGACGCTTCCGCTGACACCATCGAGTGCTGACACTATTGCCTGTTCGCACATCTTATGAACAGTACTGCCCCATGCGCCTGAAACCGCCTCCTGAGCCCAAGCTTGTTCGAGGCTTTGCTTTAAGATGATCGATTCGACGCCAAGGGAAGCGGTTTCGAGGTGCCGTAGCGCGTCCATGACAATGGCTGCGGCAGGGGCCTCGCGGACTTCGAGAACTTTTTCACCGGTTGAGATGTGTTCAAGCCCGACAAAGCGGCCATGTCCGAATTTACCAACTGTCTTATTCAGGAGCGGGATTGCGTCGATCAGTGCGACATCACGGTCATCAATTGACACGAGATTTCCGTCGATGAACCCGAGTTTGACCTCTACCGGCTGTTCTGCCGCAATATTGCGCGTCCAATCAAATGCCTCTTCCGGGATGGAAAAGTTCTCGGGATCATCCAAAGGGCCAGACTCGAATTCCCGGCACCAGAGGTTTTCGTCCCCGCTCCACTTGCGGTCCGTGACAAA
Encoded here:
- a CDS encoding UPF0262 family protein; this encodes MTAVEFRLCEVSLDRSFGGRDERIEREQALAVVDLLESNTFIPVGHDGGPYRLRIEMVDGRLALHIADDKGAHIVCHYLSLAPFRRLLKDYTRICESYYDAIGRSGPERLQAIDMGRRGIHDEAAELLRERLSAKVHVDKDTARRLFTLIYALLAQNATYPMLLS
- a CDS encoding Glu/Leu/Phe/Val dehydrogenase — translated: MTFLDLPEGLTERIIQCNSTYTVRFGVRLRGRMYSFIGWRSVHSEHCEPVKGGIRFAPNADAEEVEALAALMTLKCSLVNVPFGGSKGALKIDPREWTTQELERITRRFTQELYKRGLIGPGVNVPAPDIGTGEQEMAWMMDEFRRANPTDLVNARACVTGKPLSKGGIAGRTEATGRGVQFAVQSYLRDPRTAGLGGRRDLKDASVILQGFGNVGYHAAKFLSEQDGARVTIVAERDGYVAHPEGLNIEALKQHQICTGSILGFAGAKSFAGDMTGIEQPCDVLIPAAMENAIHVKNAGRIKAHLIVEAANGPVTFEADQILRSRGVIILPDLYVNAGGVIVSYFEWVKNLTHIPFGLMERRRRERRNQTIATALERMTGKPFPEDIRDEFLEGGAEIDLVRSGLEDVMRSTWTRIADLLDTQPELGDYRTAACVASIRQIADAYEAIGI
- a CDS encoding aldehyde dehydrogenase family protein: MTLTPSLTRHLKNPERFLHLTSESRANTAAKRFSVVNPSTGDLLAEVPDMAPEDVSKAIDKAHAAQEHWAGLTARERSDILWRWHGSILEHSDDLAAILIAEMGKPLAEAKSVGGREGLALIWVEQCRCLIGVDLWPSKSRQRSVRCRRWVLARKPK
- a CDS encoding argininosuccinate synthase-related protein, whose translation is MSPVSALTIPSTGISSFEDLDAWPDREAPVTTMFSGGLDSTYLLYMLQRLGFANIEAVAANVGTSIDKPLLEQTAARFGARFVYREGRKALVEQGVKPAIRAHAKYLGNYPLSSSLSRPVIASLIVDHATSIGSRLLLHTANLSQNSLPRLNNSIKRSGFSGSFGSPYERSVISRQQKAAALSKFGLTFVTDRKWSGDENLWCREFESGPLDDPENFSIPEEAFDWTRNIAAEQPVEVKLGFIDGNLVSIDDRDVALIDAIPLLNKTVGKFGHGRFVGLEHISTGEKVLEVREAPAAAIVMDALRHLETASLGVESIILKQSLEQAWAQEAVSGAWGSTVHKMCEQAIVSALDGVSGSVTYIIDDRRFLPRSIIASTPKYIRDRDIWEKQVARKETSITHATLTKLETRMLKKNPSHYYRQECADHLVANGWWFSKGNRTKAGFGIEIDADWKDFADHWSRLLLDEYMRDGGTYRYRRYSAFECDVADRIFRLLPRAPYEQSKAVNYLNGGFKRYFEPLEQSFIDHPVLNKILTGFCRILSDATRHDRWNIKLHPYRIVARDGVNGEPAPEGLHQDGVDIIVSYMIGRVNVTGGVSTVKDASKQFLGDVEMNLPNDFLICNDRTRFHDVSSVVIENPKMPFAYRDVLVIAFEKI